One region of Oryza sativa Japonica Group chromosome 5, ASM3414082v1 genomic DNA includes:
- the LOC4337900 gene encoding pre-mRNA-processing-splicing factor 8A, protein MWSGGPPPPPPPPMGAAPPPPGTGAPPPPLPAAAAAAGPPGGGKPLTPAELEAQLVEKARKWHQLNSKRYGDKRKFGFVEAQKEDMPPEHVRKIIRDHGDMSSKKYRHDKRVYLGALKFVPHAVYKLLENMPMPWEQVRHVKILYHITGAITFVNEIPWVVEPIYLAQWGTMWIMMRREKRDRRHFKRMRFPPFDDEEPPLDYADNLLDVEPLEAIQLELDEEEDSAVHEWFYDHKPLVKTKLINGPSYRKWHLSLPIMATLYRLAGQLLSDLIDRNYFYLFDMESFFTAKALNMCIPGGPKFEPLYRDMEKGDEDWNEFNDINKLIIRQPLRTEYRIAFPHLYNNRPRKVRLGVYHTPMIMYIKTDDPDLPAFYYDPLINPITSTSKVDRRERRTIEEDEDEDFCLPDGVEPLLKGTELYTDTTAAGISLLFAPKPFNMRSGRTRRAEDIPLVSEWYKEHCPPAYPVKVRVSYQKLLKCYVLNELHHRPPKAQKKKHLFRSLQATKFFQTTELDWAEAGLQVCKQGYNMLNLLIHRKNLNYLHLDYNFNLKPVKTLTTKERKKSRFGNAFHLCREILRLTKLVVDANIQFRLGNVDAFQLADGLQYIFSHVGQLTGMYRYKYRLMRQIRMCKDLKHLIYYRFNTGPVGKGPGCGFWAPMWRVWLFFLRGIVPLLERWLGNLLARQFEGRHSKGVAKTVTKQRVESHFDLELRAAVMHDVLDAMPEGIKQNKARTILQHLSEAWRCWKANIPWKVPGLPVPIENMILRYVKSKADWWTNVAHYNRERIRRGATVDKTVCRKNLGRLTRLWLKAEQERQHNYLKDGPYVTPEEAVAIYTTTVHWLESRKFSPIPFPPLSYKHDTKLLILALERLKESYSVAVRLNQLQREELGLIEQAYDNPHEALSRIKRHLLTQRAFKEVGIEFMDLYSYLIPVYEIEPLEKITDAYLDQYLWYEGDKRHLFPNWVKPADSEPPPLLVYKWCQGINNLQDVWDTSDGQCVVMLQTKFEKFFEKIDLTLLNRLLRLVLDHNIADYVTAKNNVVLSYKDMSHTNSYGLIRGLQFASFVVQYYGLVLDLLLLGLTRASEIAGPPTMPNEFLTYADTKVETRHPIRLYSRYVDKVHIMFRFTHEEARDLIQRYLTEHPDPNNENMVGYNNKKCWPRDARMRLMKHDVNLGRSVFWDMKNRLPRSITTLEWENSFVSVYSKDNPNLLFSMCGFEVRILPKIRMTQEAFSNTKDGVWNLQNEQTKERTAIAFLRVDDEHMKVFENRVRQILMSSGSTTFTKIVNKWNTALIGLMTYFREATVHTQELLDLLVKCENKIQTRIKIGLNSKMPSRFPPVIFYTPKEIGGLGMLSMGHILIPQSDLRYSKQTDVGVTHFRSGMSHEEDQLIPNLYRYIQPWESEFIDSQRVWAEYALKRQEAQSQNRRLTLEDLEDSWDRGIPRINTLFQKDRHTLAYDKGWRVRTDFKQYQVLKQNPFWWTHQRHDGKLWNLNNYRTDVIQALGGVEGILEHTLFKGTYFPTWEGLFWEKASGFEESMKYKKLTNAQRSGLNQIPNRRFTLWWSPTINRANVYVGFQVQLDLTGIFMHGKIPTLKISLIQIFRAHLWQKIHESVVMDLCQVLDQELDALEIETVQKETIHPRKSYKMNSSCADILLFAAHRWQMSKPSLVSESKDVFDQKASNKYWIDVQLRWGDYDSHDIERYTRAKFMDYTTDNMSIYPSPTGVMIGIDLAYNLHSAFGNWFPGSKPLLQQAMNKIMKSNPALYVLRERIRKGLQLYSSEPTEPYLSSQNYGEIFSNQIIWFVDDTNVYRVTIHKTFEGNLTTKPINGAIFIFNPRTGQLFLKVIHTSVWAGQKRLGQLAKWKTAEEVAALVRSLPVEEQPKQIIVTRKGMLDPLEVHLLDFPNIVIKGSELQLPFQACLKIEKFGDLILKATEPQMVLYNIYDDWLKSISSFTAFSRIVLILRALHVNNEKAKMLLKPDKTIVTEPHHIWPTLTDEQWLKVECALRDLILSDYAKKNNVNTSALTQSEIRDIILGAEIAPPSQQRQQIAEIEKQSRETTQLTAVTTRTTNVHGDELIITTTSPYEQQAFASKTDWRVRAISATNLYLRVNHIYVNSDDIKETGYTYIMPKNILKKFICIADLRTQIAGFLYGLSPQDNPQVKEIRCIAIPPQHGTHQMVTLPANLPEHEFLNDLEPLGWMHTQPNEAPQLSPQDLTSHAKILENNKQWDGEKCIILTCSFTPGSCSLTAYKLTPSGYEWGRSNKDSGSNPHGYLPTHYEKVQMLLSDRFLGFYMVPDNTPWNFNFMGVKHDPLMKYNMKLGTPRDFYHEDHRPTHFLEFSNIDEGEVAEGDREDTFT, encoded by the exons atgtggagcggcgggccgccgccgcctccccctccgccgatgggggccgcgccgcctcccccgggcacgggcgctccgcctccgccgctgccggcggcggcggcggccgcgggtccccccggcggcggcaagccgcTGACGCCGGCGGAGCTCGAGGCGCAGCTGGTGGAGAAGGCGAGGAAGTGGCACCAGCTCAACTCGAAGCGGTACGGCGACAAGCGCAAGTTCGGGTTCGTCGAGGCGCAGAAGGAGGACATGCCCCCCGAGCACGTCCGCAAAATCATCAG GGACCATGGTGACATGTCTTCAAAGAAGTACAGGCACGATAAGCGTGTATATCTTGGAGCACTCAAATTTGTGCCTCATGCTGTTTACAAGCTACTGGAAAATATGCCAATGCCCTGGGAACAG GTCCGGCATGTAAAGATTCTGTACCATATCACTGGTGCAATAACCTTTGTAAATGAGATCCCATGGGTAGTTGAGCCCATTTACCTTGCACAG TGGGGCACGATGTGGATCATGatgaggagggagaagagagataggCGACATTTCAAGAGAATGCGCTTTCCTCCATTTGATGATGAGGAACCTCCATTAGACTATGCTGATAATTTGCTGGATGTTGAACCACTGGAGGCTATACAGTTGGAATTGGATGAGGAGGAAGATTCAGCTGTGCATGAATGGTTTTATGATCATAAGCCGCTTGTTAAGACAAAGCTTATAAATGGCCCCAGCTACAGGAAATGGCATCTATCGCTTCCCATAATGGCAACACTCTATCGTCTTGCTGGCCAACTTTTGTCAGATTTGATTGATCGAAATTATTTCTATTTGTTTGATATGGAGTCTTTCTTTACCGCCAAAGCACTCAACATGTGTATCCCAG GAGGTCCGAAGTTTGAGCCACTGTACCGTGATATGGAGAAGGGGGATGAGGACTGGAATGAGTTTAATGACATCAACAAACTCATCATCCGCCAACCACTTAGGACAGAGTATAGAATTGCTTTTCCACACTTGTACAATAACAGGCCAAGGAAAGTGAGGCTTGGGGTATATCATACTCCAATGATAATGTATATCAAGACAGATGATCCAGACTTGCCTGCATTTTACTATGATCCTTTGATAAATCCTATAACTTCGACAAGCAAGGTTGATCGTCGGGAGAGGAGGACAATTGAAGAGGATGAAGATGAGGACTTCTGTCTCCCGGATGGTGTGGAGCCCCTCTTGAAAGGAACAGAACTTTACACTGATACAACAGCAGCTGGCATTTCATTACTCTTTGCTCCAAAGCCTTTTAATATGAGGTCTGGTAGAACACGTCGTGCTGAAGATATCCCTCTTGTATCTGAATGGTACAAGGAGCACTG CCCACCAGCTTATCCAGTGAAGGTGCGTGTCAGCTATCAGAAGCTACTGAAGTGTTATGTGCTCAATGAGCTACATCATAGGCCTCCCAAGGCGCAGAAGAAGAAGCATCTGTTCCGTTCACTCCAAGCGACAAAGTTTTTTCAAACAACGGAGCTTGACTGGGCAGAAGCAGGTTTGCAAGTTTGCAAACAGGGTTACAATATGTTGAACTTGTTGATCCACAGAAAGAACCTTAACTACCTTCACTTAGACTACAACTTCAATTTGAAACCTGTGAAGACTCTCACaacaaaggaaaggaaaaaatctCGGTTTGGAAATGCATTTCATTTATGCCGTGAGATATTACGACTTACTAAGTTAGTAGTTGATGCAAACATCCAGTTCCGCTTGGGAAATGTTGATGCTTTCCAGTTAGCAGATGGCTTGCAATATATATTCTCTCATGTTGGCCAGCTGACTGGTATGTACCGCTACAAGTATCGTCTGATGCGGCAAATCAGGATGTGCAAAGATCTGAAGCACTTGATATACTACCGGTTCAATACTGGTCCTGTAGGAAAAGGACCTGGCTGTGGATTCTGGGCTCCAATGTGGAGGGTGTGGCTGTTTTTTCTGCGGGGTATTGTACCACTGCTTGAAAGATGGTTAGGTAATCTACTGGCCAGGCAGTTTGAGGGTCGTCATTCAAAAGGAGTTGCTAAAACTGTAACCAAGCAACGTGTTGAGTCTCACTTTGATCTTGAACTTCGAGCTGCTGTTATGCATGATGTCCTTGATGCTATGCCTGAGGGTATCAAGCAAAACAAGGCACGGACTATACTACAGCATCTTAGTGAGGCATGGCGGTGCTGGAAGGCAAATATCCCATGGAAGGTCCCAGGCCTACCGGTTCCTATTGAGAACATGATACTTCGTTATGTAAAGTCCAAGGCTGATTGGTGGACCAATGTTGCTCACTACAATCGTGAGCGTATCAGGCGTGGTGCTACAGTCGACAAGACTGTGTGCCGCAAGAATCTTGGAAGATTAACCCGTTTGTGGCTGAAGGCAGAACAGGAGAGGCAGCACAACTACCTGAAAGATGGGCCATATGTGACACCTGAAGAGGCAGTTGCTATCTACACAACAACAGTTCATTGGCTAGAATCAAGGAAGTTCTCACCTATTCcttttcctcctctttcttACAAGCATGACACCAAACTTCTTATACTAGCTCTGGAAAGGCTAAAGGAATCTTACAGCGTGGCAGTAAGGTTAAATCAACTGCAGCGGGAGGAACTTGGATTGATTGAGCAAGCATATGATAATCCTCATGAGGCACTGTCAAGGATAAAGCGGCATCTTCTTACTCAGCGTGCTTTTAAAGAAGTTGGCATTGAGTTTATGGACCTGTACAGCTACCTTATTCCGGTATATGAAATTGAGCCTCTTGAGAAAATCACCGATGCTTACCTTGACCAGTACTTGTGGTATGAGGGGGACAAGCGACACCTATTCCCGAACTGGGTCAAGCCTGCTGATTCAGAACCACCTCCTCTGCTTGTTTACAAATGGTGCCAAGGTATAAATAATCTACAGGATGTATGGGACACTAGTGACGGGCAGTGTGTTGTGATGCTGCAGACAAAATTTGAAAAGTTCTTCGAAAAAATTGATCTGACACTGTTGAACAGGCTTCTGCGGTTGGTCTTGGACCACAATATTGCTGATTATGTCACTGCAAAGAACAATGTTGTATTATCTTACAAGGATATGAGTCATACTAATTCTTATGGTCTCATTCGGGGTCTACAGTTTGCATCATTTGTTGTGCAATACTATGGGCTTGTGCTGGATCTCCTTCTGCTCGGTTTAACACGTGCAAGCGAGATTGCGGGGCCACCTACGATGCCTAATGAGTTCCTTACATATGCTGATACCAAAGTTGAGACAAGGCATCCTATTCGGCTGTATTCTCGGTATGTCGACAAGGTGCATATAATGTTCCGCTTTACTCACGAGGAAGCACGCGATTTAATTCAGCGTTATTTGACTGAGCATCCTGATCCTAATAATGAGAACATGGTCGGTTACAACAACAAGAAATGTTGGCCTAGAGACGCAAGAATGAGGCTCATGAAGCATGACGTAAATCTTGGAAGAAGTGTTTTTTGGGACATGAAGAACCGCCTCCCAAGGAGCATCACAACGTTAGAGTGGGAGAACAGCTTTGTCTCTGTTTACAGCAAGGACAACCCTAATCTGCTTTTTAGCATGTGCGGGTTTGAGGTTCGTATACTACCAAAGATACGGATGACTCAAGAAGCGTTTAGTAACACCAAAGATGGAGTCTGGAATTTGCAGAATGAACAGACAAAAGAAAGGACAGCTATTGCCTTTCTAAGAGTTGATGATGAACATATGAAAGTGTTTGAGAACCGTGTCAGGCAAATCCTTATGTCCTCAGGGTCGACTACATTCACTAAGATTGTTAACAAGTGGAATACCGCTCTCATTGGTCTTATGACATATTTCCGGGAAGCAACTGTCCATACCCAGGAGCTCTTGGATTTACTTGTCAAATGTGAAAACAAGATCCAGACTCGCATAAAGATTGGCCTGAACTCAAAAATGCCTAGCAGGTTTCCGCCTGTTATCTTCTATACACCCAAGGAAATTGGAGGTCTGGGAATGTTATCGATGGGTCACATTCTGATACCACAGAGTGACCTCAGGTACAGTAAACAGACAGATGTTGGTGTGACACATTTTCGGAGTGGTATGAGCCATGAAGAGGACCAGCTTATCCCTAACTTATATCGCTACATTCAGCCCTGGGAGAGTGAGTTTATTGATTCACAGCGGGTTTGGGCTGAGTATGCTTTGAAGAGGCAGGAAGCACAATCACAGAACAGACGGTTGACACTTGAGGATCTTGAAGATTCATGGGATAGAGGTATTCCTCGTATCAACACTCTTTTCCAAAAAGACCGTCATACTTTGGCATATGATAAGGGATGGAGAGTGAGAACAGATTTCAAGCAGTACCAAGTGCTCAAACAAAACCCATTCTGGTGGACACATCAGAGACATGATGGAAAGCTATGGAACCTAAACAACTATAGGACTGATGTCATCCAAGCTCTTGGTGGTGTTGAGGGTATTTTGGAACACACCTTGTTTAAAGGAACATATTTCCCTACTTGGGAGGGTCTGTTTTGGGAGAAAGCGTCAGGTTTTGAGGAGTCCATGAAATACAAGAAGCTGACTAATGCACAACGTTCTGGTCTCAATCAGATACCCAACCGAAGATTTACCCTGTGGTGGTCACCAACCATCAATCGTGCAAATGTGTATGTTGGTTTCCAGGTTCAGCTAGATCTTACCGGGATTTTCATGCATGGGAAAATTCCAACCCTGAAGATTTCTTTAATCCAGATCTTCCGTGCGCATCTGTGGCAGAAGATCCATGAAAGTGTTGTTATGGATCTTTGCCAAGTTTTGGATCAAGAGCTGGATGCACTGGAGATTGAGACAGTGCAGAAAGAGACAATACATCCGAGAAAGAGCTACAAGATGAACAGCTCCTGTGCAGATATCCTCCTTTTTGCGGCACATAGGTGGCAGATGTCCAAACCAAGCTTAGTCTCTGAGTCAAAGGATGTCTTTGATCAGAAAGCTAGTAACAAGTATTGGATTGATGTGCAACTACGCTGGGGAGACTATGATTCACATGACATTGAGCGTTATACAAGGGCCAAGTTCATGGACTACACTACTGACAATATGTCTATCTATCCATCTCCAACTG GGGTGATGATTGGAATTGATCTAGCATATAATTTGCACTCTGCTTTTGGCAATTGGTTCCCTGGGTCAAAGCCCCTCCTTCAGCAAGCAATGAACAAGATAATGAAG TCAAATCCTGCTCTGTACGTGCTGAGGGAGAGAATAAGGAAGGGTCTACAACTGTATTCTTCGGAACCCACTGAGCCATATTTGTCTTCACAGAACTATGGAGAGATATTCAGCAATCAGATCATATGGTTTGTGGATGACACAAATGTCTATCGAGTTACCATTCACAAAACATTCGAGGGTAACTTGACCACTAAACCAATCAATGgtgctatttttatttttaatccaagaACTGGTCAATTATTTCTGAAG GTCATCCACACAAGTGTATGGGCTGGACAAAAGCGTCTTGGACAGCTGGCCAAGTGGAAAACAGCTGAAGAGGTTGCTGCATTAGTTCGGTCGCTTCCTGTAGAAGAGCAGCCAAAGCAAATCATTGTGACAAGGAAGGGCATGTTGGATCCTTTGGAGGTCCATCTGCTTGACTTCCCTAACATCGTTATCAAGGGCAGTGAGTTGCAGCTGCCATTCCAAGCTTGTTTGAAGATTGAGAAGTTTGGTGATCTTATTCTCAAGGCTACAGAACCCCAGATGGTTCTGTACAACATATATGATGATTGGTTGAAGAGTATCTCATCATTCACTGCTTTCTCTCGGATTGTGCTTATATTGCGTGCACTTCATGTCAATAATGAGAAGGCAAAGATGCTGCTCAAGCCTGACAAGACCATTGTTACGGAACCACATCATATTTGGCCAACCTTGACTGATGAGCAATGGCTGAAGGTTGAATGTGCACTCAGGGACCTTATTCTGTCTGATTATGCGAAGAAAAACAATGTTAATACTTCTGCATTGACACAATCTGAAATTCGTGATATCATACTTGGTGCTGAAATAGCTCCACCATCACAGCAGAGGCAACAGATAGCTGAAATTGAGAAACAG TCTAGAGAGACGACTCAGCTGACTGCAGTTACTACAAGGACAACCAATGTGCATGGAGATGAGCTCATCATCACGACGACCAGTCCGTATGAGCAACAAGCATTTGCATCAAAGACTGATTGGCGTGTCAGGGCCATCTCTGCCACGAACTTGTATCTTCGTGTTAATCACATTTATGTTAATTCAGATGATATAAAG GAGACTGGCTACACTTACATTATGCCGAAGAATATATTAAAGAAGTTCATATGCATAGCAGATTTAAGGACACAGATTGCAGGTTTTCTATATGGGCTGAGTCCACAGGATAACCCCCAAGTTAAAGAGATCAGATGCATAGCTATTCCTCCACAGCACGGAACTCATCAGATGGTGACACTGCCTGCAAACCTTCCTGAGCACGAGTTCCTTAATGATTTGGAGCCACTGGGCTGGATGCATACCCAGCCTAATGAAGCTCCCCAGCTATCACCACAG GATTTGACATCGCACGCCAAGATCTTGGAGAACAACAAGCAATGGGATGGTGAGAAGTGCATCATTTTGACATGCAGCTTTACCCCAGGATCTTGTTCATTGACCGCGTACAAGTTGACGCCAAGTGGTTACGAGTGGGGCCGTAGCAACAAGGACAGTGGAAGCAACCCACATGGATATCTCCCGACTCACTACGAGAAGGTCCAGATGCTTCTCAGTGACAGATTCCTAGGATTCTACATG GTGCCGGATAACACCCCTTGGAACTTCAACTTCATGGGAGTGAAGCACGACCCGCTGATGAAGTACAACATGAAGCTTGGCACGCCCAGGGACTTCTATCACGAGGACCATCGGCCGACACATTTCCTCGAGTTCAGCAACATCGACGAGGGCGAGGTCGCGGAAGGTGATAGGGAGGACACCTTCACGTAG
- the LOC4337901 gene encoding fasciclin-like arabinogalactan protein 11: MHVAKKSLASMAASATTTILVAAMLVVMAVESPVANGQAAAAAPAPAPAAPKTITAILTKAGQFTKFLQLLQSTQAGEQINNQIKGKASSSGGLTVFAPPDNAFAALPTGTLNKLSDQQKTSLVQFHVVSALLPMAQFDTVSNPLRTQAGETAAGKYPLNVTAEGSRVNISTGVVNATVDNTLYSGDRLVVYQVDKVLLPWALYGPPVPAPAPSPADKAKKKAGPVGVADAPAADTAAGTTTTTVATASEAAARGTVRRGLVGVAVAVAVAWCGM; encoded by the coding sequence ATGCACGTGGCCAAGAAGAGTTTGGCATCCATGGCGgcttcggcgacgacgaccatcCTCGTGGCGGCGATGTTGGTGGTGATGGCGGTGGAGTCTCCGGTGGCGAacgggcaggcggcggcggctgcgccggcgccggcgccggcggcgccgaagaCGATCACGGCGATCCTGACCAAGGCCGGTCAGTTCACCAAGTTCCTCCAGCTACTGCAGTCGACGCAGGCCGGCGAGCAGATCAACAACCAGATCAAGGGGAAGGCGTCGTCCTCCGGCGGGCTCACCGTGTTCGCGCCGCCGGACAACGCGTTCGCGGCGCTCCCCACCGGCACCCTCAACAAGCTCTCCGACCAGCAGAAGACGTCGCTGGTGCAGTTCCACGTCGTGTCCGCGCTGCTCCCCATGGCGCAGTTCGACACCGTCAGCAACCCGCTCCGGACGCAGGCCGGCGAGACCGCCGCCGGCAAGTACCCGCTCAACGTCACCGCCGAGGGCTCCCGCGTGAACATCTCCACCGGCGTCGTCAACGCCACCGTCGACAACACGCTCTACTCCGGCGACCGCCTCGTCGTCTACCAGGTCGACAAGGTGCTGCTGCCGTGGGCGCTCTACGGCCCGCCCGtgcccgcgccggcgccgtcgccggcggacAAGGCCAAGAAGAAGGCCGGCCCCGTCGGCGTGGCCGACGCGCCGGCGGCCGACACGGCTgccgggacgacgacgacgacggtggcgacggcgtcggaggcggcggcgcggggcacgGTGCGGCGGGGCTTGGTCGGCGTGGCCGTCGCCGTGGCTGTCGCGTGGTGTGGCATGTGA